A single region of the Pseudorhodoplanes sp. genome encodes:
- a CDS encoding extracellular solute-binding protein has product MALGCVVVLAGLQANLALAGPSHAIAMHGEPAWPKDFARLPYADPQAPKAGRLVQGVLGTFDTLNPFVVRGLAAQSIRGYVIESLMARGYDEPFTLYGLLAQSVETDDERTFVSFTLNPAARFSDGKPVTAEDVVFSWQLLRDKGRPNHRTYYAKVKNAEITAERTVRFDLTGSNDRELPLILGLMPVLPRHAINPDTFEETTFEPPLGSGPYIVKDVQPGRSLLFVRNPDYWGKDLPINRGFWNFDQIRFDYYRDDNAYFEAFKKGLYDVRAELDPSRWQTGYDFPARRSGRVIKDSFPTGLPKGLSAFVFNTRRPVFADSRVREAIATLFDFDWVNQNFFFGLYARSASYFEGSELSSVGRPADERERKLLAPFPGAVRPDIMNGTWRPEASDGSGRDRDNLKKALALFAAAGFDLKNGVLRNQKTGQPLSFEFLVTSKDQERLALAFSRDLKRAGISVRVRVVDAVQYDRRRLTYDYDMIQNRWDQSLSPGNEQHFYWSSEAAGVDGTRNYMGARSPAVDAMIAALLRARGREEFVSAVRALDRALISGFYVVPLFHLPEQWVARWSHIEHPKTTSLFGYLPETWWRKPETQ; this is encoded by the coding sequence CTGCAGGCGAATCTAGCCCTGGCCGGCCCCTCCCATGCCATCGCCATGCATGGCGAACCGGCATGGCCGAAGGATTTTGCGAGGCTTCCCTATGCCGACCCGCAAGCGCCGAAGGCCGGGCGGCTGGTGCAGGGCGTGCTCGGCACCTTCGATACGCTCAACCCCTTCGTCGTGCGCGGGCTCGCCGCGCAATCCATCCGCGGCTATGTGATCGAAAGCCTGATGGCACGCGGCTACGACGAGCCTTTCACGCTGTATGGACTGCTCGCCCAAAGCGTGGAGACCGACGACGAGCGAACCTTTGTCAGCTTCACGCTCAATCCGGCAGCGCGTTTTTCCGACGGCAAACCGGTCACCGCGGAGGATGTCGTCTTTTCATGGCAATTGCTGCGCGACAAGGGACGACCCAATCACCGCACCTATTATGCGAAGGTGAAAAACGCCGAGATCACCGCCGAACGCACCGTCCGCTTCGACCTCACCGGCAGCAACGACCGCGAGTTGCCGCTGATCCTCGGACTGATGCCGGTTCTGCCCAGACACGCAATCAATCCGGACACGTTCGAAGAAACCACCTTTGAGCCGCCGCTCGGCAGCGGACCTTATATCGTCAAGGACGTGCAGCCGGGTCGCAGCCTGCTTTTCGTCCGCAATCCGGATTATTGGGGGAAGGATCTTCCGATCAATCGCGGCTTCTGGAATTTCGACCAGATCCGTTTCGACTATTATCGCGACGACAACGCATATTTTGAAGCCTTCAAGAAAGGTCTTTACGATGTGCGCGCCGAGCTCGATCCCAGCCGCTGGCAGACTGGCTACGATTTTCCCGCCAGGCGTTCGGGACGCGTGATCAAGGATTCTTTCCCGACCGGTTTGCCCAAGGGACTGTCCGCTTTCGTCTTCAACACCCGCCGGCCGGTTTTCGCCGACAGCCGGGTGCGTGAAGCGATCGCCACCTTGTTTGACTTTGACTGGGTAAACCAGAATTTTTTCTTCGGTCTGTATGCGCGCAGCGCCAGCTATTTCGAGGGATCAGAATTGTCCTCGGTCGGCCGCCCCGCCGACGAACGCGAGCGTAAACTGCTTGCACCGTTTCCCGGCGCCGTACGTCCCGACATCATGAACGGCACCTGGCGTCCCGAAGCGAGCGATGGATCGGGACGTGATCGCGACAATCTGAAGAAGGCACTCGCATTGTTCGCCGCCGCCGGCTTTGATTTGAAGAACGGCGTCTTGCGCAATCAAAAGACCGGCCAGCCCCTCTCATTCGAATTTCTGGTCACCAGCAAGGATCAGGAGCGTCTCGCTCTGGCATTCAGCCGCGACCTCAAACGCGCCGGCATTTCCGTGCGGGTGCGCGTGGTCGACGCGGTCCAATACGATCGCCGGCGCCTGACCTACGATTACGACATGATCCAGAATCGCTGGGATCAATCGCTGTCGCCCGGCAATGAGCAGCACTTCTACTGGAGCTCCGAAGCGGCCGGCGTCGACGGCACGCGCAATTACATGGGCGCGCGCAGTCCCGCGGTTGACGCCATGATCGCGGCGCTTCTGCGCGCGCGTGGCCGCGAGGAATTCGTATCCGCTGTTCGGGCGCTCGACCGCGCGCTGATTTCAGGCTTTTATGTCGTGCCGCTGTTCCATCTGCCAGAACAATGGGTGGCGCGCTGGTCACATATCGAACATCCAAAGACGACATCGCTTTTCGGCTATTTGCCGGAAACCTGGTGGCGCAAGCCGGAAACGCAGTGA
- a CDS encoding class I adenylate-forming enzyme family protein, whose protein sequence is MILGDAPADQSSALSGAVTTLDDMFRRAMMRHPDLPALVDPQNRGSFTDGPARSMTYTQADAMISAIALRLRRLGLSTDSVIGIQLPNTIENILTILGVLRAGMIAAPLPLLWRQADCIAALSRVGVKALITCGRIGNADHGRLAMDVAAEIFPIRYVCGYGAETADGIIPFDDLFEQTEVPYTAAAAPERNGHAADHLALITWEVTPKGLAPVARSHRELIAAGLAVILESPLAESSAILSSMMPTSFCGFTVALMPWLLNGGTLVLHHPCDFAIMSAQLARHHCALAILPGSVIPRLAEAGVLSEDHGLQSLLAVWRSPERIGTAAPWRKSDMALTDVLAFGETALLAVRRDADGRPGPIGHGPIMVPRDAPNAVQIAEISVTAKSTLAIRGPMVPRAAFPPGAERSNGPCLEIGADGYVDTGYPCRFDGAAWSTIINGPPAGIVSVGGYRFVMRDLQNLVARAGPMNTLAALPDTFASHRLAGSAEDRAGMREALVNYGANPLIVRAFRERSDRANTG, encoded by the coding sequence ATGATCCTGGGCGACGCACCTGCAGACCAATCGAGCGCGCTCTCCGGCGCGGTGACCACGCTCGACGACATGTTCCGTCGCGCGATGATGCGTCATCCGGATTTGCCGGCGCTGGTCGATCCGCAAAATCGCGGAAGCTTCACCGACGGCCCGGCGCGCAGCATGACCTACACGCAGGCCGATGCCATGATCTCGGCGATCGCCTTGCGTTTGCGCCGCCTCGGACTGTCGACCGACAGCGTCATTGGCATCCAGCTTCCCAACACCATCGAAAATATCCTGACCATTCTCGGCGTGTTGCGCGCCGGCATGATCGCGGCGCCGCTGCCGCTGTTGTGGCGTCAGGCTGACTGCATCGCCGCCCTGTCGCGCGTCGGCGTGAAGGCGCTGATCACCTGCGGCCGCATCGGCAATGCCGATCATGGCCGGCTGGCCATGGACGTGGCGGCCGAGATTTTCCCCATCCGCTATGTCTGCGGCTATGGCGCGGAAACCGCCGACGGCATCATCCCGTTCGACGATCTGTTCGAGCAGACCGAGGTCCCCTACACCGCCGCCGCCGCGCCGGAGCGCAACGGCCACGCCGCCGACCATCTCGCGCTGATCACATGGGAAGTCACGCCAAAAGGATTGGCGCCGGTTGCGCGCAGCCACCGTGAGCTCATTGCGGCTGGACTCGCGGTGATCCTGGAAAGCCCGCTGGCCGAGAGCAGCGCCATTCTTTCGTCCATGATGCCGACGTCGTTTTGTGGATTCACGGTGGCGTTGATGCCGTGGCTCCTGAACGGCGGCACGCTTGTGCTGCATCATCCCTGCGATTTCGCGATCATGTCGGCGCAGTTGGCCCGGCATCATTGCGCCCTCGCCATCCTTCCCGGCTCGGTGATACCGCGTCTGGCGGAAGCGGGCGTGTTGTCCGAGGACCACGGGTTGCAGAGCTTGCTGGCGGTCTGGCGATCCCCCGAGCGCATTGGGACCGCGGCACCCTGGCGCAAATCCGACATGGCCCTGACCGATGTGCTGGCCTTCGGCGAGACGGCATTGCTGGCCGTTCGCCGTGACGCGGACGGCAGGCCGGGGCCAATCGGGCATGGCCCGATCATGGTGCCGCGCGATGCGCCGAACGCCGTGCAGATTGCGGAAATTTCAGTGACGGCAAAAAGCACCCTCGCCATCCGCGGGCCGATGGTGCCGCGCGCGGCCTTCCCGCCCGGCGCCGAGCGCAGCAATGGGCCCTGCCTGGAGATCGGCGCCGACGGCTATGTCGATACCGGCTATCCCTGCCGCTTCGACGGCGCGGCGTGGTCCACAATCATCAATGGCCCCCCGGCCGGCATTGTGAGCGTTGGCGGCTACCGCTTTGTGATGCGCGACTTGCAGAATCTCGTGGCTCGCGCCGGACCGATGAATACTCTCGCCGCCCTGCCGGATACCTTCGCCAGTCATCGTCTCGCCGGGAGCGCCGAGGATCGCGCCGGAATGCGCGAAGCTTTGGTCAATTACGGCGCCAATCCCCTGATCGTGCGCGCGTTCCGGGAGCGGTCCGACCGGGCCAATACAGGTTAG
- a CDS encoding GGDEF domain-containing protein — MTSTRPYNSMSLQGPLVIVAEDAPTGLADRLGSDGAFPVVWTRADQTADAVAAAQPSAILLADTEAAGNERVALLLTETITARMPIVPVIACASVDQEIPYREALPLPADASADMISTRISSALRVRELHAAVLRRAELAKEKGQALPSQPTTDPLEDACIIVAGRGRDYPGIATAVAERAGLIGAFSIEIAARYLKARDADGLLIADGFNPWNVGALLTVLSEDSRFRDLPVGILGQPAPPTSIGLIHTIHATDPQRLVARLAPLARLHAFEARLRRLMESFDSNGVIDPVTGLHVTDSFLQALDHALRKAEERGTGLSIARFVFDGGGRMKADAARLVSKLIRGADFACQDDDGSVLVVFTATDLKDAHIVARRIASVLKHTMLAPGSSATPTAPDVILAARKADDDIATLLARVSAPAVAAE, encoded by the coding sequence GTGACTTCAACACGCCCGTACAATTCCATGTCCCTGCAAGGTCCGCTTGTCATCGTCGCCGAGGATGCTCCTACGGGGCTCGCGGACAGGCTTGGGTCGGACGGCGCCTTTCCGGTGGTCTGGACGCGGGCAGACCAGACCGCCGATGCCGTCGCGGCGGCACAGCCGTCCGCCATTCTACTTGCCGATACGGAAGCCGCGGGCAATGAGCGGGTTGCGCTGCTTCTTACGGAAACCATTACCGCGCGCATGCCAATCGTTCCGGTCATCGCTTGCGCGAGCGTGGACCAGGAAATTCCGTATCGCGAAGCGTTACCGCTGCCGGCCGACGCCTCTGCCGACATGATTTCGACGCGCATTTCATCTGCTCTGCGCGTGCGTGAATTGCACGCGGCCGTGCTGCGCCGGGCCGAACTGGCCAAGGAAAAAGGGCAGGCCCTGCCCTCACAACCGACGACCGATCCGCTTGAAGACGCGTGTATCATCGTCGCCGGACGGGGGCGCGACTATCCCGGCATTGCCACTGCTGTTGCCGAGCGGGCCGGCCTGATCGGTGCCTTCAGCATTGAGATCGCCGCCCGCTATCTGAAGGCGCGCGATGCCGACGGACTGTTGATCGCCGACGGATTCAATCCCTGGAATGTCGGCGCGCTGCTGACCGTGCTGTCGGAGGACAGCCGCTTCCGCGATCTTCCGGTCGGAATATTGGGCCAGCCGGCGCCGCCGACGAGCATCGGCCTCATTCACACAATTCACGCTACCGATCCGCAGCGCCTGGTGGCACGTCTGGCGCCACTGGCACGCCTGCACGCCTTCGAAGCGCGCCTCCGCCGCCTGATGGAGTCGTTCGACAGCAATGGCGTGATCGACCCGGTCACCGGCCTGCACGTCACGGACAGCTTTCTGCAGGCGCTTGATCACGCCTTGCGCAAGGCCGAGGAGCGCGGCACGGGATTGTCGATCGCGCGCTTCGTGTTTGATGGCGGCGGGCGCATGAAGGCGGATGCGGCGCGTCTCGTCAGCAAACTGATCCGCGGCGCGGACTTTGCCTGCCAGGATGACGACGGTTCGGTGCTGGTGGTGTTCACCGCGACCGATCTGAAGGACGCCCACATCGTGGCGCGCAGGATTGCCTCCGTGCTCAAGCACACCATGCTGGCGCCCGGCTCGTCCGCCACTCCAACAGCGCCGGACGTGATCTTGGCGGCACGCAAGGCCGACGACGATATCGCAACGCTGCTTGCACGGGTCAGTGCTCCGGCGGTTGCGGCGGAATGA
- a CDS encoding DsbA family oxidoreductase produces MPVTKEPLIVDVVSDVVCPWCFIGKKRIEKALALIPDIPVELRFRPYFLNDWIPREGIAREDYLSRKFGGVERYKGIAQRVAAAAAEEGLVYAMDKISRQPNTLDAHRLIHWATPLGKAAQMKQRLMDLYFTEGADLTDKAVLAQAAADVGLARNEVAQWLDSDKDVALITQQAEAAKAAGIEGVPTFIFGNVLATSGAQAPEYLADAIQRAAAERDRRNAAAE; encoded by the coding sequence ATGCCGGTAACCAAAGAGCCGCTGATTGTCGACGTCGTCTCGGATGTCGTCTGCCCCTGGTGCTTTATCGGCAAGAAACGGATCGAAAAAGCGCTGGCGCTGATACCGGATATTCCGGTCGAATTGCGCTTCCGGCCCTATTTTCTGAATGACTGGATTCCGCGCGAGGGCATTGCGCGCGAGGACTATCTGAGCCGCAAGTTCGGCGGCGTCGAGCGCTACAAAGGCATTGCGCAGCGTGTCGCCGCCGCGGCCGCCGAGGAAGGCCTTGTCTATGCGATGGACAAGATCAGCCGTCAGCCCAACACGCTCGACGCGCATCGCCTGATCCACTGGGCGACGCCCTTGGGCAAAGCCGCGCAAATGAAACAGCGGTTGATGGACCTCTATTTCACAGAAGGAGCCGACCTGACCGACAAGGCGGTGCTGGCGCAGGCCGCGGCCGATGTCGGGCTCGCCCGCAATGAGGTTGCGCAATGGCTCGACAGCGACAAGGACGTGGCACTGATCACGCAACAGGCCGAGGCAGCGAAAGCGGCAGGCATCGAAGGGGTACCGACTTTCATTTTCGGCAATGTGCTGGCGACATCCGGTGCGCAGGCGCCGGAATATCTTGCCGACGCCATCCAGCGCGCGGCAGCCGAGCGCGACCGACGGAATGCTGCGGCAGAGTAA